From a region of the Hyphomicrobiales bacterium genome:
- a CDS encoding SHOCT domain-containing protein: MMNNMFGFGFGGGLFMILWWGLIIAAIVVLVQWIISSSPRGETRPDSLEILKERYARGELSQEQFETMRREIGR; this comes from the coding sequence ATGATGAACAATATGTTTGGCTTCGGGTTCGGCGGCGGTCTGTTCATGATCCTGTGGTGGGGCCTCATCATCGCCGCCATTGTCGTGCTCGTCCAGTGGATCATTTCGTCCTCGCCGCGCGGCGAGACGCGGCCGGATTCATTGGAAATCCTGAAGGAGCGCTATGCCCGCGGCGAGCTGAGCCAAGAGCAATTCGAAACCATGCGGCGCGAGATTGGGCGATAG
- a CDS encoding DsrE family protein, producing the protein MKTLLILNDPPYGTERCYNALRLAHSLLKNDPEGAVTVFLMADAVLAAKAGQKTPNGYYNMERMLKRVIVGKGQVLLCGTCMDARGIGDGDIVAGARRSSMDELGAATLAADKVLVF; encoded by the coding sequence GTGAAAACCCTGTTGATTCTCAATGATCCGCCCTACGGCACCGAGCGCTGCTACAACGCGCTGCGGCTCGCTCATAGCCTCCTCAAGAACGATCCCGAGGGTGCGGTGACGGTGTTCCTGATGGCCGATGCCGTGCTCGCCGCCAAGGCGGGGCAGAAGACGCCGAACGGCTATTACAATATGGAGCGCATGCTCAAGCGCGTCATCGTCGGCAAGGGGCAGGTGCTGCTGTGCGGCACCTGCATGGACGCGCGCGGCATCGGCGACGGCGACATCGTGGCCGGCGCGCGGCGCAGCAGCATGGACGAGCTTGGCGCCGCGACGCTTGCCGCCGACAAGGTCCTGGTGTTCTGA